Proteins encoded in a region of the Ursus arctos isolate Adak ecotype North America unplaced genomic scaffold, UrsArc2.0 scaffold_2, whole genome shotgun sequence genome:
- the BTG2 gene encoding protein BTG2 — MSQTRWTGKRTDMLPEIAAAVGFLSSLLRTRGCVSEQRLKVFSGALQEALTEHYKHHWFPEKPSKGSGYRCIRINHKMDPIISKVASQIGLSQPQLRQLLPSELTLWVDPYEVSYRIGEDGSICILYEEAPVAASYGLLTCKNQMMLGRSSPSKNYVMAVSS; from the exons ATGAGCCAGACCCGCTGGACTGGGAAGAGAACAGACATGCTCCCGGAGATCGCCGCCGCCGTGGGCTTCCTCTCCAGCCTCCTGAGGACCCGGGGCTGCGTGAGCGAGCAGAGACTAAAGGTTTTCAGCGGGGCTCTCCAGGAGGCACTAACAG AGCACTACAAGCACCACTGGTTTCCCGAAAAGCCGTCCAAGGGCTCCGGCTACCGCTGCATCCGCATCAACCACAAGATGGACCCCATCATCAGCAAGGTGGCCAGCCAGATCGGACTCAGCCAGCCCCAGCTGCGCCAGCTGCTGCCCAGCGAGCTGACCCTGTGGGTGGACCCCTATGAGGTGTCCTACCGCATCGGGGAGGACGGCTCCATCTGCATCCTGTACGAGGAGGCCCCGGTGGCTGCCTCCTACGGGCTCCTCACCTGCAAGAACCAAATGATGCTGGGCCGGAGCAGCCCCTCGAAGAACTACGTGATGGCGGTGTCCAGTTAG